Proteins encoded by one window of Microbaculum marinisediminis:
- a CDS encoding BMC domain-containing protein — MTRSDITIRALVQIDNLQPKFAAYNGATVQGSIPLSGDTILIGELAPGNGVFSLIDRALKASSVEATSQIVEREFGFFILRSPSNAEVTAAREAILAELGASMRDRVKPTVASTQIITSVEPYQAQLLNKWRKGTLVVPGQTLGIIECAPAAYISIAANEAEKSAEIDIVEVRAVGRFGRLFVSGSENSVKAAVDAAVAAIEAVEGTPE, encoded by the coding sequence ATGACCAGGAGCGACATCACCATCCGCGCGCTGGTGCAGATCGACAACCTGCAACCGAAATTCGCCGCCTATAACGGCGCGACGGTGCAGGGCTCGATCCCGCTGTCGGGCGACACCATCCTGATCGGCGAGCTGGCGCCCGGCAACGGCGTGTTCTCCCTGATCGACCGGGCGCTGAAGGCGAGCTCGGTGGAGGCGACCAGCCAGATCGTCGAGCGCGAGTTCGGCTTCTTCATCCTGCGCTCGCCCTCCAACGCCGAGGTGACGGCGGCCCGCGAGGCGATCCTCGCCGAACTCGGCGCCTCGATGCGCGACCGGGTGAAGCCCACCGTCGCCTCGACCCAGATCATCACCTCGGTCGAGCCCTATCAGGCGCAGCTCCTCAACAAGTGGCGCAAGGGGACGCTGGTCGTTCCCGGCCAGACGCTGGGCATCATCGAATGCGCGCCGGCCGCCTATATCTCGATCGCCGCCAACGAGGCGGAGAAGTCCGCCGAGATCGACATCGTCGAGGTGCGCGCGGTCGGCCGCTTCGGCCGCCTGTTCGTGTCGGGATCGGAGAATTCGGTGAAGGCCGCGGTGGACGCCGCCGTCGCCGCCATCGAAGCCGTCGAGGGGACACCGGAATAA
- a CDS encoding aldehyde dehydrogenase family protein has translation MDDDLKSIAAARRAADTAFEAYRRFLGTDPKAIDALVDAMARAIEPEAKRLGELAVEETGYGNVPDKRVKNLFNALAVADYLRDVTTLGVLWRDDATKVAAIGEPMGVVAALIPVTNPTSTIIYKVLSAVKAGNAIVCAPHPRGVRCGLETTRLMAEAAEQMGAPKGLIQCLDHVTIQGTGELMRHRRTSVVMATGGPAMVRAAYSSGKPTLAVGAGNVPCYVHASKADQLGEVAEQIVMSKSFDYGTACVSEQAVVADRQIARELRHEMKLRGAYFCTPAEADRLARVIFTEHNAIAPDSVGQSPEALARRADFSIPPRTRCLVSEETEVGWQRPLSAEKLNPVLAFYEARNSEAGIEIAHSIAMFGGWGHSAVIHCDDPAIVARYATVPTGRVLVNTPAITGGMGYSTDLEPSFMLGTGTWSGSITSDNVTALHLINIKRVAYENRPWRDIYEEYGE, from the coding sequence ATGGATGACGATCTCAAGTCGATCGCCGCGGCCCGGCGCGCCGCCGACACGGCCTTCGAGGCCTATCGCCGGTTCCTCGGCACCGATCCGAAGGCGATCGACGCCCTGGTCGACGCCATGGCGCGCGCCATCGAGCCGGAGGCCAAGCGCCTCGGCGAACTCGCGGTGGAGGAGACGGGCTACGGCAACGTGCCGGACAAGCGGGTGAAGAACCTGTTCAACGCCCTGGCGGTGGCCGACTATCTGCGCGACGTGACGACCCTCGGCGTGCTGTGGCGCGACGACGCCACCAAGGTCGCCGCGATCGGCGAGCCGATGGGCGTGGTCGCGGCCCTGATCCCCGTCACCAACCCGACCTCGACGATCATCTACAAGGTGTTGTCGGCGGTGAAGGCGGGCAACGCGATCGTCTGCGCGCCGCATCCGCGCGGCGTGCGATGCGGCCTGGAAACGACCCGCCTCATGGCCGAGGCTGCCGAGCAGATGGGCGCGCCGAAGGGCCTGATCCAGTGCCTCGATCACGTCACGATCCAGGGCACCGGCGAGCTGATGCGGCACCGCCGCACCTCCGTCGTCATGGCCACGGGCGGCCCGGCGATGGTCCGCGCCGCCTATTCCTCGGGCAAGCCGACGCTCGCCGTGGGCGCCGGCAACGTGCCCTGCTACGTCCATGCCTCCAAGGCGGACCAGCTTGGCGAGGTCGCCGAGCAGATCGTCATGTCGAAGAGCTTCGACTACGGCACGGCCTGCGTCTCCGAGCAGGCGGTGGTCGCCGACCGCCAGATCGCCCGCGAGCTGCGCCACGAGATGAAGCTGCGCGGCGCCTATTTCTGTACCCCGGCGGAGGCCGACAGGCTTGCCCGGGTGATCTTCACCGAGCACAACGCGATCGCGCCGGACAGCGTCGGCCAGTCGCCGGAGGCGCTGGCCAGGCGCGCCGACTTCTCGATCCCGCCGCGCACGCGCTGCCTCGTTTCCGAGGAGACCGAGGTCGGCTGGCAAAGGCCACTATCGGCGGAAAAGCTCAATCCGGTGCTGGCCTTCTACGAAGCGCGCAACTCGGAGGCGGGCATCGAGATCGCCCATTCGATCGCCATGTTCGGCGGCTGGGGCCATAGCGCCGTCATCCACTGCGACGATCCCGCGATCGTCGCCCGCTACGCCACCGTTCCGACCGGCCGCGTCCTGGTGAACACGCCGGCGATCACCGGCGGCATGGGCTATTCGACGGACCTGGAGCCGAGCTTCATGCTCGGCACAGGCACCTGGTCGGGCTCGATCACGTCCGACAACGTGACCGCGCTTCACCTCATCAACATCAAGCGCGTCGCCTACGAGAACCGGCCATGGCGCGACATCTACGAGGAATACGGGGAGTAG